CGCGCTCCACCGCCCCCGAGGGCAGCACCCACCAGTTCCTCTGGGACCGCGGCTTCGACGTGCCCGGCGCCGCCACCGTCCGCGTGCGCCTGAGCGCCCGCGTCCCCGGCACCCCGCCTGGCTCGGCGACGCTCGAGCGCACCCTGCCCGCCGCCGCCCGCCCCTGCGAGGTCCGGCTCACCACCCACTCCGTCCAGCCGCTGAACGCCACGCCCCGCCGCGGCGTGAAGGGTGACTTCAACGGAGATGGCAAGCTGGACCTGGTGGTCGCCCCCTTCTCCGGCGACACCGTCTCCATCCTGCTGGGGCTGGGCAACGGAAGCTTCCAGCCTCCCTTGCAGCAGACGCTCCGCTCCAGCCTGAGCCGCCTCACCACCGGGGACCTGGATGGTGATGGCGCGGAGGAGCTGATCTGGCCGGACGGGTACGGGAACCTGTGGGTCGCGCGACGCCTGGGGGGTGGATACTTCGCGGACCCCGTCTCCCACCGCATCTCGTACTTCGAGACGAGCACCACCCCGGACAGCTCCATCGCCCTCGCCGACTTCGACGGCAACGGCAGCCTCGACGTGGCCACGATTGGAAGGTCCGGCAGCCTCATCACCCTGGGCATCCTCTTCAACGAGGGCAATGGGACGCTGGGCAGCTTCATCAGCAAGTTGGTCGTGACCTCCAATACGCAGCTCGCGGCGGCCGACCTCGACGAGGACGGCCGGAAGGATCTGCTGGCCATCGGCCGGGACGGCATGGGAAGCGCCGCCCTGCTGTCCAACGGGGATGGGACCTTCCGCACGCGGAACATCACCACGCCCGAGGCGCAGACCCACCTGGTGGACGATCTCGACGGCGACGGACACCTGGACCTGGTGCTCGCCCGGAAGGACACCTCCACGGAAGTCCAGGTCCACCTCCTCCGGGGAGATGGCCAGGGAGGATTCTCCGCGGCGGAGCGCCTGGAGACACTCCTGGACGGCAGCGGCTCCTCGACGGCCATGGCCCTGGCGGCGATGGACCTGGACCGTGACGGCCTGAAGGACCTGGTGGTGACGCTCGAGTGGAAGGATGCCCTCGCCGTGCTGCGGGGGAAGGGAGCGGGGAGCTTCGAGCCGGCGGTGCTGCTGCCCGCGGGACGCGGCCCCGTCTCCCTCTCCATCGGCGACTTCGACGGGGACGGACTGGAGGACGTGGCGTCGGTCCAGAACCACAGCGGGGACGTGCGCGTGTGGCGCGACGGCCCCGGGAGCCTGTCGCTGGGAGAGGCCCCCGGAGGCACCCTCGCCCAGGGAGACTTCAACGGGGATGGGAAGCTGGACCTCGTCAGCACGCCGGTGAAGGACAGCGTCCAGGTGTACCTCGCCGGAGGCCCGGAGGGCCTGAGGGCCCAGACGCCCGTGCCGGTGGGAAGCCCGGTGTGGAGCCTGGTGGTGGGCCACGTGGACGGGGACGCGGCCCTGGACGTGGTGGTGCGGCACGGCATGAGCGGCGCCACGACGCTCAAGCTCCTCCTGGGCAACGGCGACGGCACCCTCCGCCCGGCCGCCGACATCCCCGTGGGAGCCAACCCGGGCCCCATCGCCCTCGGCGATGTGAACGGGGATGGGCGGACGGACCTCGTCTGCCAGGTGTCGTACCAACCCGAGCCCGGCTACTCCACCCGGGAGGTCCGCGTGTTCCCCGGCCAGGGCGACGGCACCTTCGCCGCGCCCACGGTCGTGACGACGAGCCCCAACCCGAGCACGCTGGCGCTGGGAGACCTCGACAAGGACGGCGCGCTGGACCTGGCCGTGGTGCAGGACTCTCCCGGCGGCGGGGTGCTGCTGCTCAAGGGCCGGGGCGATGGCACCTTCCTGCCCCCCGTCCACGTCTCGACCTCGGGCGCGGGCCAGTACAGCGGAGACCTCGTCCTGGTGGACATGAACGGGGACGACTTCCTGGATGTCGTGCGCGGCAACAGCTTCGACAACAGCGTCCACGTGCTGATGGGCTGGGGGCGCTGGATGGGGTGGTCGGGCCGAAGCTACCCGGCGGGCGGCAACTGCGCCTCCGTCTCCGTGCTGGACTTCGATGGGGACGGGGAGCAGGACGTGCTGTGCGCCAACCCGGGCATGGACTCGGTGTCGCTGCTGAGGGGCGATGAGTACGGGTGGCTGGCCGCGCCCCAGAGCTTCGGGGCGCGCACCGGCGCTCACGAGCTCGCGGTGTTCGACGTCAACGCGGATGGGCGTCCGGACATCCTCACGGGAGCCCCCATGTACACGCAGGGCACGCTGCTGCTCCAGCGCTGAACCCCTCCCGGCGCACGGCCCGCGCGACCCCGGCCGTGCGCCCCCTCCTCCGTTCGCGGACGGCTAGAGGGGAATGAAGCGCAGGGGAAGGGACTCGGGCGCGCGGAAGAACAGGGATTGAATCCACCGCACCCGGTCGGTGGCCAGCTCGAACCGGCTGAACGAGGCCAGGAGCGCCCCCAGCGCCACGCGGGCCTCCATGCGGGCCAGGGGGGCACCCAGGCAGAAGTGGATGCCGTGGCCGAAGGCCAGGTTGGCCTGGACACCCCGCTCCGGATTGAACCGCTCCGCATCCGGGAAGGACTTCTCGTCCCGCAGCCCCGAGGCCAGCAGCAGCAGCACCATCGCCCCGGCGGGCAGCTTCACCCCGCCCAGCGTCGTCTCCCGGGTGGTCACCCGTATCTGGGCGTGGTTCGGCGGCTCGTAGCGCAGCACCTCCTCGATGAACGCTTTGATGAGCGCCTCGTTGCCGCGCAGCCGCTCGAACCACTCCGGGTTGCGCGCGAGGATCAACGCCATGTGGCTCAGCAGGTACGTCGTCGTCTCCAGGCCCGCCACCAGCAGCAGCACGAGGAAGGAGACGACCTCCGCGTCCGTCAGGCGCTCCCCGTTCTCCTGCACCCGGAGGAGGTCCGTCACCAGGTCCTCCGTGCCCGGATTGGCCCGGCGCCGATCGATCAGCGCCAGGATGTACGCCTCCATGTCGTCCAGGGTCTTGCGCACCTCGGCCTGACGCACCACATCGTCCGGAGCCACCACCACCACGCCGCTGATGTCATCCGACCAGCGCTTGAACTCCTTCTGCAGCGAGGGGTCCACGCCCATCATCAGGGCCATGATGTTGGCGGGCAGGCCCAGGGCGAACCCGGAGAGGAAATCCACCGGCTCCCCCCGCGGCAGCCCGTCCACGAGCCGCGAGGTGACCTCGCGCGCGAACGGCTCCATGCGGCTCACCATGGACTGGGTGAAGGCGCGGCTGACGAGGCCACGCAGCCGGGCATGCTGTGGCGGCGCCGCGAGGTTCAACGCCTCCGAGACCGGGTTGCGCCGTCCCAGCCAGGGCGGTTGGGTGGCGATCTTCATCTCCGAGGACGAGAACAGCTCCGGATCCTTGAACACCGTGACGATGTCCTCGTTCCGGGAGACCGCCCAGAACCCGTGGGGATCCACCTGACACACCGGGGACTCCCCGCGCAGCCGCGCATAGAAGGGATAGGGGTTCTCGCGAAACTCGGGGGACAGCAGGTTCAGCCGTTGGCTCATGGTGGCGGAATCCTACCCCCGAGCCCACGGTCGAGGGGCTGGCTGGCGCTCGGCCGCCCGGCGGATGCCAGCGCGAATTCCGGACACATTGTTCAGGGGAATGGCCGGTGGAGTGCGTCCTTCCCGGATGCCGCCGGCCGGGGAAGGGGGAGCGTCCGTGACGGACCATTCCGAGAGCCGGGACACCTTCACGCATGCCTGGAGCGTGCGGGTGGGTGGAGTCGAGATCGGCGCCTTCTGGCCCGCGCGGGGTGGCGGCTACACGCTGCGCACGGGGTCGAGCCTGGTCCGTGCCCGGGTCCATCACTTCAGCGCGGCCGAGGGCCTGGAGGCCCTGGCCGCCTACGTCACCAAACGCTACGGCGTGATGCCGGAGCTCCTACCCCCGAGGACCCTTAGAGGGCCCGAGGCCCTCACCCGTGGAGACGCCTCATGCCCTACCTACCCGTCGAGGATTACGGAATCATCGGGGACCTGCACACGGTGGCCCTATGCGGCATCAACGGCTCCATCGACTGGCTGTGCTTCCCGAGCTTCGATGCACCCAGCGTCTTCGGTGCGCTCCTGGATGATGCGCGCGGGGGACGCTTTCAAATCGCCCCCACCGACCAGAGCTGCACCTTCAAGCAGCTCTACCTTCCGGACACCAACATCCTGGTGACGCGCTTCCTCTCCGAGGACGGGGTTGGAGAGATCACCGACTTCATGCCCGTGGACGACGAGACGGGCGCGGGCCCCTTCCGGCACCGGCTGATGCGCTCCATCAAGGTCATCCGGGGCGCCATGCGCTTCCGCGTGGTGTGCCGGCCGCGGTTCGACTACGGGCGCGCCACCCACGAGTCGTTCCGCGTGCCGGACGGCGTGGAGTTCCATGGCCCTTCCCTGCGCCTGCGCCTGCGCTCCTCCGCCCCGCTGCGGCTGGAAGGCGGAGATGCCCTCGCGGAGGTGGTGCTCACCCAGGGAGAACACCACCACTTCGTGCTCGAGGCGGCGGGAGCCCCGGAGGCACATGCCGGACGAGGGCTCGCCGCCGAGGTACAGGAGGAGTTCCTGCGGACGGTGCAGTTCTGGCGCGGCTGGCTGAGCCAGTCCTCGTACCGGGGCCGCTGGCGGGAGATGGTCCACCGCTCGGCCCTCGTCCTCAAGCTGCTGACGTACGCGCCGAGCGGGGCGCTGCTCGCGGCGCCCACCACCAGCATCCCCGAGGCCATTGGCGGGCGGCGCAACTGGGACTACCGCTACACCTGGCTGCGCGACGCGAGCCTCACCCTGCATGCGCTGATGCGCATCGGCTTCGCCCGGGAGTCCAAGCGCTTCATCGAATGGCTGGGCGCCCGGTGCTCGGAGCTCGCCCCGGACGGCTCGCTGCAGATCATGTACGGCATCCGCGGCGAGCACCATCTGGCGGAGCAGGAATTGCCGCACCTGGAGGGCTACCGCGGCTCGGCGCCGGTGCGCATCGGCAACGAGGCCGCCCACCAGCTGCAGCTGGACATCTACGGCGCGCTGATGGACGCGCTGCACCTCTACGACCGGGACGGGGAGCCCATCTCCCACGAGATGTGGAGCAACGTGCGGCGGATGCTCGGGTGGCTCACGCGGCACTGGCGCCTGCCGGACGAGGGCATCTGGGAGGTGCGCGGCGGGCAGCGCCACTTCGTGTTCTCCAAGATGATGTGCTGGGTGGCCTTCGACCGGGGCATCCGCATCGCCCAGGCCCGGGGCCTGCCCGCGGACGCCGAATGGGCGGTCCAGCGCGATGCCATCTACGACGAGGTGATGCGCGAGGGCTGGCATCCGGGGCGGCGGGCGTTCGTGCAGGCCTACGGCTCGGAGCACCTGGATGCGTCGGTGCTGCTCATGCCGCTGGTGCGCTTCATCGGTCCCACGGACCCGCGCATGATGGCCACGCTGGACCGCATCCTCGAGGAGCTCGTCTCCGACAGTCTGGTGTACCGCTACCTGCCGGAGCTCACCCCGGATGGCGTGGGCGGAGCGGAAGGCACCTTCAGCATGTGCACCTTCTGGCTGGTGGAGGGACTCACCGGGGCCGGACGGCTGGAGGAGGCGCGCGTCATCTTCGAGAAGATGCTCACCTACGCCAACCACCTGGGGCTGTACGGGGAGCAGATTGGCCTGTCCGGCGAGGCGCTCGGCAACTTCCCCCAGGCCTTCACCCACCTGGGCCTCATCAGCGCCGCGGCCCGGCTGGATGCCGCGTTGGGCGGTGGCTGAGCGTCCGATTTCCAGCGTCACACGGGGTTTTTCGTG
The sequence above is drawn from the Archangium gephyra genome and encodes:
- a CDS encoding cytochrome P450, which translates into the protein MSQRLNLLSPEFRENPYPFYARLRGESPVCQVDPHGFWAVSRNEDIVTVFKDPELFSSSEMKIATQPPWLGRRNPVSEALNLAAPPQHARLRGLVSRAFTQSMVSRMEPFAREVTSRLVDGLPRGEPVDFLSGFALGLPANIMALMMGVDPSLQKEFKRWSDDISGVVVVAPDDVVRQAEVRKTLDDMEAYILALIDRRRANPGTEDLVTDLLRVQENGERLTDAEVVSFLVLLLVAGLETTTYLLSHMALILARNPEWFERLRGNEALIKAFIEEVLRYEPPNHAQIRVTTRETTLGGVKLPAGAMVLLLLASGLRDEKSFPDAERFNPERGVQANLAFGHGIHFCLGAPLARMEARVALGALLASFSRFELATDRVRWIQSLFFRAPESLPLRFIPL
- a CDS encoding FG-GAP-like repeat-containing protein; the encoded protein is MSRRLIPLFLALLVGAGGCELDPITTQPPGTEQPGDPRPTEPSAPGPMEARAAPGLVTLSWSAPEKDGGSALTGYQVSIEPQEATQAVAVDGTTARVTGLRAGATYRFSVAAVNGVGRGPANSAESVTLPDVPGAPPRPSVVRGDGQVRVSWLAPGSTGRAIITGYVVTAHPQGVRVMVEASARSAVVAGLSNGESATFTVRALNAVGEGPDSPASVPVVPATLPSAPTGLEVKAGVGVVTLTWNPPASTGGLPLEGYALTLEPDSFPIRVGADTRELLFTGLEDGTTYVFTLAARNEVGEGPKLVSAAVRTHSVPSRPGAVSVTPGTRSATVTWEAPADDGGSSLTGYEVEVSPSGARMRVDADTRSATFTDLNSTFAHAFTVSATNAVGSGPSASSAAVRPLPAPAEVTELQLESSDAGCLTVSYALRQPDGVRADVSVEVDATGSGSFARATQAGSTTHEGLLARSTAPEGSTHQFLWDRGFDVPGAATVRVRLSARVPGTPPGSATLERTLPAAARPCEVRLTTHSVQPLNATPRRGVKGDFNGDGKLDLVVAPFSGDTVSILLGLGNGSFQPPLQQTLRSSLSRLTTGDLDGDGAEELIWPDGYGNLWVARRLGGGYFADPVSHRISYFETSTTPDSSIALADFDGNGSLDVATIGRSGSLITLGILFNEGNGTLGSFISKLVVTSNTQLAAADLDEDGRKDLLAIGRDGMGSAALLSNGDGTFRTRNITTPEAQTHLVDDLDGDGHLDLVLARKDTSTEVQVHLLRGDGQGGFSAAERLETLLDGSGSSTAMALAAMDLDRDGLKDLVVTLEWKDALAVLRGKGAGSFEPAVLLPAGRGPVSLSIGDFDGDGLEDVASVQNHSGDVRVWRDGPGSLSLGEAPGGTLAQGDFNGDGKLDLVSTPVKDSVQVYLAGGPEGLRAQTPVPVGSPVWSLVVGHVDGDAALDVVVRHGMSGATTLKLLLGNGDGTLRPAADIPVGANPGPIALGDVNGDGRTDLVCQVSYQPEPGYSTREVRVFPGQGDGTFAAPTVVTTSPNPSTLALGDLDKDGALDLAVVQDSPGGGVLLLKGRGDGTFLPPVHVSTSGAGQYSGDLVLVDMNGDDFLDVVRGNSFDNSVHVLMGWGRWMGWSGRSYPAGGNCASVSVLDFDGDGEQDVLCANPGMDSVSLLRGDEYGWLAAPQSFGARTGAHELAVFDVNADGRPDILTGAPMYTQGTLLLQR
- a CDS encoding glycoside hydrolase family 15 protein; its protein translation is MPYLPVEDYGIIGDLHTVALCGINGSIDWLCFPSFDAPSVFGALLDDARGGRFQIAPTDQSCTFKQLYLPDTNILVTRFLSEDGVGEITDFMPVDDETGAGPFRHRLMRSIKVIRGAMRFRVVCRPRFDYGRATHESFRVPDGVEFHGPSLRLRLRSSAPLRLEGGDALAEVVLTQGEHHHFVLEAAGAPEAHAGRGLAAEVQEEFLRTVQFWRGWLSQSSYRGRWREMVHRSALVLKLLTYAPSGALLAAPTTSIPEAIGGRRNWDYRYTWLRDASLTLHALMRIGFARESKRFIEWLGARCSELAPDGSLQIMYGIRGEHHLAEQELPHLEGYRGSAPVRIGNEAAHQLQLDIYGALMDALHLYDRDGEPISHEMWSNVRRMLGWLTRHWRLPDEGIWEVRGGQRHFVFSKMMCWVAFDRGIRIAQARGLPADAEWAVQRDAIYDEVMREGWHPGRRAFVQAYGSEHLDASVLLMPLVRFIGPTDPRMMATLDRILEELVSDSLVYRYLPELTPDGVGGAEGTFSMCTFWLVEGLTGAGRLEEARVIFEKMLTYANHLGLYGEQIGLSGEALGNFPQAFTHLGLISAAARLDAALGGG